One genomic window of Anaplasma centrale str. Israel includes the following:
- a CDS encoding FAD-dependent oxidoreductase, which produces MCAVDGQIPADTIDNSRCVSVVSQEGLYSRAGLERLDRLFLNAVKKHSFTLFEQLIGARSKGIGSSEIIIELAYVLEQFIAQLFGIEAEMGRDWELHTKSLALHKCKRTFVHRYALKKYGSPEGLNLTTITDALSEFFSIPVEEYSFAQQVNLWLEEPEKYEPQLDVAAKYAAYMVHLGSESTLFHVPSKTDFNNLIPVNTVQKFGLNLITAKTSTAREGFNIAKPPSPECALSEVHYCITCHKQKRDSCSKGIVDKLGNVKASELGIPMGGCPVRVKVSEAILLRAQGLIVAPLAVVVVDNPMCVLTGHRICNDCMRSCIYQKQQPVDVPYIETHILDSVLNLSYGFEIYSLFTRWNPLSFTNVLPKHSTGKNVLVVGLGPAGIGLSHYLLNEGHNVVAIDGLKIEALPERLSGITATNQKCDFDLVKDAKSELFENLDDRPSYGFGGVSEYGITARWNKNYLKVARLLLERRKNFAMYGGVRLGGTIEVEDAFAMGFHHIALATGAGSPRIPQMGNMLAKGVMTASAFLMSLHLGNATQFSSLTNLQIRLPAVVIGGGLTAVDAATELLAYYPVQVEHFLVKYEALVKKLGKDAVEGSWGEEERAIAHEFLSHAREIRSERTKAQQEKRQPDFLPLLQAWGGVTIIYRKSLNSSIAYKLNSAELEHALSEGVYFAESMQPSEIMLDEYGHVSNIAVKDAEGKERHIAARSAIIAVGTHEGHHVLEERNILFRPTKDAMGCKAGHHLETASLDEQSFFIYRDKTISAFGDLHPYYKGSVVKALASAKNGYQLVTQALERGPKHCSSEMFLESVRGCFSSHVTSVTYPARNIVELTIHSPIAARKFKPGQFYRLQNFGSAHPYAKHTQLLMEGVAVTGASVDKENGTITVVVLDVGGSSKLCSQLRDGQLVSLMGPVGTPTEIPSDENVMLVGGGVGNAVLFAVGKALIANGCKVLYFAGYRSLESVFGMRSIEAASHTTVWCCEDGAIKHERPEDISHHGNIIDAIQAYSAAKNSTIKLQSVDRIIMVGSSGMMSAISSAVRGKLRSCFKEQIKIVASINSPMQCMMGGICGQCIQRHISPSTGEESFVYSCVNQDQCANAVDFEFLRSRLQQNSVLERCTSLWVDNRTEKQ; this is translated from the coding sequence ATGTGTGCAGTGGACGGGCAGATTCCCGCAGATACGATAGACAATTCCAGGTGTGTGAGTGTGGTGAGCCAAGAAGGCTTATACTCCCGCGCGGGCCTGGAAAGGTTGGATAGATTGTTTCTCAATGCAGTAAAAAAGCACAGCTTCACATTGTTTGAGCAGCTGATAGGCGCGCGTAGTAAAGGCATCGGGAGCTCGGAAATCATAATAGAGCTGGCATATGTACTGGAACAATTCATAGCGCAGCTGTTCGGCATAGAGGCGGAAATGGGGCGGGATTGGGAGCTCCACACAAAATCCCTAGCTCTGCACAAATGCAAAAGGACATTCGTACACCGTTATGCATTAAAAAAATACGGTAGCCCGGAAGGGTTGAACTTAACCACAATAACAGACGCGCTGTCAGAATTTTTCAGCATTCCGGTTGAAGAGTATAGCTTTGCACAGCAAGTGAATCTATGGTTGGAAGAGCCAGAAAAGTACGAGCCTCAGCTGGACGTAGCGGCAAAATATGCTGCATACATGGTGCACTTGGGTAGCGAGTCCACGCTGTTTCATGTACCAAGCAAGACGGATTTCAACAACCTAATTCCCGTAAACACGGTACAGAAATTCGGGCTAAATTTAATTACAGCAAAGACCTCCACGGCAAGAGAGGGCTTTAACATAGCGAAGCCGCCATCACCCGAATGTGCGCTGAGCGAGGTGCACTACTGCATTACGTGCCATAAACAAAAACGCGACAGCTGTTCTAAGGGTATTGTGGACAAGCTGGGAAATGTGAAGGCCTCCGAGCTCGGCATTCCTATGGGCGGATGCCCAGTTAGGGTGAAAGTCTCCGAGGCAATACTTTTAAGGGCACAAGGGCTCATCGTGGCGCCACTTGCAGTTGTTGTGGTGGATAATCCTATGTGCGTGCTGACTGGGCACCGCATTTGTAACGACTGCATGCGTTCATGCATATACCAAAAGCAGCAACCCGTGGACGTCCCATACATAGAAACTCATATATTAGATAGTGTGCTAAATCTCAGCTACGGGTTCGAGATATATTCTTTGTTTACCAGGTGGAATCCACTTTCCTTCACAAATGTGCTGCCTAAGCACTCCACCGGGAAAAATGTCCTGGTTGTAGGCCTTGGTCCCGCCGGTATTGGTTTATCCCATTACCTACTTAATGAAGGGCATAACGTGGTGGCAATTGATGGACTAAAAATTGAGGCGCTGCCGGAGCGTCTTTCGGGCATCACGGCAACAAACCAAAAATGCGACTTCGATTTGGTCAAAGATGCCAAGAGTGAGTTATTTGAAAACCTGGATGATAGGCCATCATACGGCTTTGGGGGGGTATCTGAATACGGAATTACAGCCCGATGGAACAAGAATTATCTCAAAGTTGCAAGGCTGCTTCTTGAAAGGAGAAAAAATTTCGCCATGTACGGCGGAGTGCGGCTGGGTGGCACTATAGAAGTTGAAGATGCGTTCGCCATGGGCTTTCATCACATCGCTCTTGCTACGGGCGCCGGCTCACCCAGAATTCCGCAAATGGGGAATATGCTTGCGAAAGGAGTAATGACGGCATCTGCCTTTCTTATGTCATTACACCTGGGCAATGCGACGCAGTTTAGCTCTCTGACTAACCTGCAAATTAGGCTTCCAGCGGTAGTAATTGGCGGTGGATTGACCGCAGTAGACGCAGCAACCGAATTACTCGCATACTACCCAGTGCAGGTCGAACACTTTTTAGTAAAGTATGAGGCTCTCGTAAAAAAGCTGGGCAAAGATGCAGTAGAGGGCAGCTGGGGCGAGGAAGAACGGGCAATTGCCCACGAATTCCTAAGCCACGCGCGCGAAATTAGGTCAGAGAGAACAAAGGCGCAACAAGAAAAAAGGCAGCCAGATTTTCTGCCACTTCTACAAGCCTGGGGGGGAGTAACAATTATCTACCGCAAAAGCCTGAATTCCTCCATCGCATACAAATTGAACAGTGCAGAGCTCGAACATGCCCTATCCGAAGGAGTGTATTTTGCCGAAAGTATGCAGCCAAGCGAAATAATGCTAGACGAGTACGGCCACGTTTCCAACATTGCGGTAAAAGACGCAGAAGGCAAAGAGAGGCACATTGCGGCAAGAAGCGCCATAATCGCGGTAGGTACGCACGAGGGGCACCACGTATTGGAAGAGCGTAACATCCTCTTCAGACCAACAAAGGATGCAATGGGTTGCAAAGCAGGGCATCACCTAGAAACCGCATCATTAGATGAGCAAAGCTTTTTTATCTACCGCGATAAAACAATAAGCGCCTTCGGAGACCTGCATCCCTATTATAAAGGTAGCGTGGTCAAGGCACTAGCAAGCGCAAAAAACGGGTATCAACTGGTAACACAGGCGCTGGAGAGGGGCCCCAAACACTGTAGCAGCGAGATGTTTTTGGAGTCGGTCCGTGGGTGCTTCTCATCACACGTAACCTCTGTTACCTATCCGGCGCGGAATATAGTCGAACTGACAATACACTCTCCCATTGCGGCGCGCAAATTTAAACCTGGGCAGTTTTATAGGTTGCAAAACTTCGGTAGCGCCCATCCGTACGCCAAACATACACAGCTTCTGATGGAAGGAGTGGCAGTGACCGGGGCTTCTGTGGATAAGGAAAATGGCACAATAACCGTCGTGGTGCTTGATGTGGGGGGGTCTTCGAAGTTATGCAGCCAACTGCGTGATGGACAGTTAGTAAGCTTGATGGGGCCCGTAGGCACTCCGACCGAAATACCAAGTGACGAGAACGTGATGTTGGTAGGTGGTGGTGTGGGAAACGCGGTGCTGTTTGCAGTCGGCAAAGCATTGATAGCAAATGGATGCAAGGTTTTGTATTTTGCCGGCTACAGAAGCCTCGAAAGCGTTTTCGGAATGCGCTCTATAGAAGCAGCATCGCACACCACCGTGTGGTGCTGTGAGGACGGCGCCATCAAGCACGAACGGCCGGAGGACATATCGCACCATGGAAACATTATAGACGCGATACAGGCTTATAGCGCCGCAAAAAACTCTACGATAAAATTACAATCAGTCGACAGAATAATCATGGTAGGATCCAGCGGCATGATGTCCGCAATTTCCAGTGCAGTGAGAGGAAAGTTGCGATCCTGTTTTAAAGAGCAAATAAAGATTGTGGCCTCAATAAATTCTCCAATGCAGTGCATGATGGGGGGAATATGCGGACAGTGCATCCAGCGCCATATTAGTCCATCAACTGGTGAGGAAAGCTTTGTTTACAGCTGTGTAAACCAGGACCAGTGCGCCAACGCGGTAGATTTTGAATTTCTACGCAGCAGGCTACAGCAGAACAGCGTTCTCGAGAGATGTACATCCTTATGGGTTGATAACCGCACAGAAAAACAGTAA
- a CDS encoding phosphatidylserine decarboxylase, which yields MSFPSIHRHGYPFICLAFLCSCIGFALSSSLGVIFAMITALCAYFFRDPIRVIPLNDALVVSPADGVVTSIVEVESPLNDGKAVTRISIFLSLFDVHVNRVPVSGMVKSVEHRPGSFSSAGSGGAVNENERVRAVIESSVGGHCIVVEQIAGVLARRIVCDLESGKAAKLGSRMGIIRFGSRMNIYIPAGMPVSVAEGHTVVGGETIIASLDADMATVHKDLTFDKV from the coding sequence ATGAGTTTTCCTAGTATTCACAGGCATGGGTATCCATTCATATGCTTGGCCTTTCTTTGTTCGTGTATTGGCTTCGCGCTCTCTTCAAGCTTGGGCGTGATTTTCGCAATGATAACTGCGCTGTGTGCTTACTTTTTCCGCGATCCCATACGCGTCATACCGTTAAATGACGCATTGGTAGTTAGTCCAGCAGACGGGGTTGTTACTTCAATTGTGGAGGTCGAGTCTCCCTTGAACGATGGCAAGGCAGTAACCAGAATAAGCATCTTTCTCAGTCTGTTTGACGTGCACGTTAATCGCGTACCTGTTTCTGGAATGGTCAAGTCCGTTGAGCACCGGCCCGGCAGCTTCTCCTCTGCAGGTTCGGGTGGAGCAGTAAATGAGAATGAGCGGGTAAGAGCGGTGATTGAGTCATCCGTAGGTGGGCATTGTATAGTGGTAGAGCAGATTGCCGGGGTGCTGGCACGTAGGATAGTGTGCGATCTGGAGTCCGGAAAAGCTGCAAAACTTGGTTCGAGAATGGGAATTATCAGGTTTGGAAGCAGAATGAACATTTACATCCCCGCGGGGATGCCAGTATCCGTGGCGGAGGGTCATACGGTAGTGGGTGGAGAGACAATAATCGCCTCACTTGATGCTGATATGGCTACTGTTCATAAGGACCTGACTTTCGATAAGGTATAG
- the pssA gene encoding CDP-diacylglycerol--serine O-phosphatidyltransferase, translated as MSSDGAREKRAGHGSPSITRLLPSMVTMLGLCSGLTSIRYTFAGQWEPAVIFIVVAALIDGLDGRVARMLNSATTFGAQLDSFADFLSFGVAPAFLLYFWLLYSMRVVGWVLVMIFVVCMSIRLARFNVSLYDEDEREDWKKCFFVGVPAPIGALLSLIPVMLTFYDGDVRWVSDKILNKNTVSAYLAFVAFLSVSNIPTISAKHHNIPRRWFYMLVTLLAVLMVLTITNPWVMLPLMGALYFVSIPIGSAYYAYINTRSTAAKMAKVRKAANTAETGKKQQP; from the coding sequence ATGAGTAGTGACGGAGCTAGGGAGAAGAGGGCTGGTCACGGCTCCCCGTCAATAACAAGATTGCTGCCCAGCATGGTGACTATGCTGGGCCTTTGCTCTGGGCTCACTTCCATAAGGTACACATTCGCTGGGCAGTGGGAGCCGGCCGTAATCTTCATCGTGGTTGCCGCGCTGATAGACGGCCTCGACGGTAGGGTAGCCAGAATGCTGAATTCGGCCACAACTTTTGGCGCGCAGCTTGACTCTTTCGCTGACTTCTTGAGTTTCGGGGTTGCCCCGGCGTTTTTGTTGTACTTTTGGCTACTATACAGCATGCGCGTGGTCGGGTGGGTCCTTGTCATGATATTTGTTGTGTGCATGTCTATAAGGCTTGCGCGGTTTAATGTTTCGCTATACGACGAAGACGAGAGAGAGGACTGGAAGAAATGCTTCTTTGTCGGAGTCCCTGCCCCAATAGGCGCGTTGTTGTCACTGATTCCGGTCATGCTGACATTCTACGACGGGGATGTGCGATGGGTATCAGATAAAATACTAAACAAAAACACAGTCTCCGCATATCTGGCTTTTGTCGCGTTTTTGTCTGTGAGCAACATCCCAACTATTTCTGCAAAGCACCATAATATCCCACGGCGGTGGTTCTACATGTTGGTCACGCTCCTTGCCGTATTGATGGTACTCACAATTACAAACCCGTGGGTCATGCTTCCCTTAATGGGCGCGTTGTACTTTGTCTCCATACCAATAGGTAGCGCGTATTATGCGTACATAAATACGCGCAGTACCGCAGCAAAAATGGCTAAGGTGCGCAAAGCCGCCAACACTGCGGAGACAGGTAAAAAACAGCAGCCATAA
- the yidC gene encoding membrane protein insertase YidC — translation MSEARNLVLAVVASVAVMVGWRFVYDKVLTKESPQQREVASESLIPEVVDVAEYRPRADAVNSVPRVGLGNSNVLASISLKGALVDDVSLKKYQVSTDKHSENVVLMSPEGTQEDSIVEFGWIDPKHSVKVPDKSTLWEVEQNSAADGDGESHTTLRWDNGQGLVFRLKFSLDRAYMFSVSQEVENSTGEDLHLAYYGRINKAHAPDGKSYWISHEGAIGSFGRGLQEWTYKDLQKENSIRVAAHEVAGSHWIGLADKYWFAALVPSSGGGKLAFRAKHIPRDDVDHFQVDFSRSYGLVPAGGKAEATTQLFIGAKELAVLDDYRSKLNIPLFDKAVDFGILYFITKPVFRLLQYFHKVVGNFGLAIIMLTISIKLVVFPLASKSYVSMFKLKKLQPEISRIKELYKTDDVRIGKEISSLFRKHGVSPVSGFLPILVQIPVFFALYKVLFVTIEMRHAPLCAWIQDLSSQDTANLLNLFGLLQFDPPVCIGVLPIILGVTMVLQQKLNQQDQAAHDPYGIMKFLPYVFVFIFSSFPAGLVLYWICSNVITILQQLFVRRFIFDRRDLVNNSA, via the coding sequence ATGTCAGAAGCTCGTAATTTGGTGCTCGCTGTAGTGGCCTCTGTCGCTGTTATGGTGGGGTGGAGGTTTGTGTATGATAAGGTGTTAACCAAAGAATCTCCCCAACAAAGGGAGGTAGCTTCGGAATCGCTGATCCCTGAAGTGGTGGATGTTGCAGAATACAGGCCAAGAGCTGATGCGGTAAATTCGGTGCCACGCGTTGGGCTGGGCAACTCCAATGTTCTCGCCTCTATATCTCTCAAAGGCGCCCTGGTAGACGATGTTTCACTCAAAAAATATCAGGTTAGTACAGATAAACACTCCGAAAATGTAGTGCTTATGTCGCCGGAAGGCACGCAGGAGGATTCCATAGTCGAATTTGGGTGGATTGACCCTAAACACAGCGTAAAGGTGCCCGACAAGAGCACGTTGTGGGAGGTTGAGCAGAATTCTGCAGCTGATGGTGATGGTGAGAGCCACACTACCCTCCGCTGGGATAACGGACAAGGGCTGGTCTTCAGACTAAAATTCTCCTTAGACAGAGCATATATGTTCAGCGTCTCCCAAGAGGTGGAAAACTCCACTGGAGAGGATTTGCATCTGGCATATTACGGGAGAATAAACAAGGCACATGCTCCGGATGGAAAGTCGTACTGGATATCCCATGAGGGTGCCATAGGGAGTTTTGGCCGTGGCCTCCAGGAATGGACTTACAAAGATCTACAAAAAGAGAATAGCATCAGAGTTGCTGCCCACGAGGTCGCGGGAAGTCATTGGATTGGCCTGGCGGACAAATACTGGTTTGCAGCCTTGGTGCCTTCATCAGGCGGTGGAAAGCTGGCTTTCCGCGCCAAGCACATTCCCAGAGATGACGTTGACCATTTTCAAGTGGATTTCAGCAGATCTTACGGCCTTGTTCCGGCTGGCGGGAAAGCTGAGGCCACAACACAGCTTTTCATAGGTGCTAAGGAGCTGGCAGTACTGGACGATTACCGTAGCAAGCTCAACATACCGCTGTTCGATAAGGCTGTGGATTTTGGAATATTGTACTTCATTACAAAGCCGGTGTTCCGGTTATTACAGTACTTTCACAAGGTTGTCGGGAATTTCGGCCTGGCGATTATCATGCTCACTATCTCCATAAAGCTTGTGGTCTTCCCTCTCGCCAGTAAGTCGTACGTTTCTATGTTCAAGCTGAAGAAGCTGCAACCCGAAATCTCTAGAATTAAGGAGCTGTATAAGACCGATGATGTCAGAATCGGCAAAGAGATCTCTTCGTTGTTTAGAAAGCACGGCGTCAGCCCGGTATCCGGGTTTCTTCCAATACTAGTGCAAATACCGGTGTTTTTTGCCCTGTATAAGGTCCTGTTCGTCACCATAGAGATGAGGCATGCTCCGCTCTGCGCCTGGATACAGGATCTGTCAAGCCAGGATACGGCAAATCTCCTGAACCTGTTTGGGCTATTACAGTTTGATCCACCGGTGTGTATAGGGGTGCTGCCCATCATACTGGGCGTAACCATGGTGCTACAACAGAAACTCAATCAACAAGATCAGGCTGCTCATGACCCTTACGGTATCATGAAGTTTCTGCCCTATGTCTTTGTCTTCATATTTTCTTCCTTCCCGGCCGGGCTGGTACTTTACTGGATCTGCAGCAACGTGATCACCATTCTGCAGCAGTTGTTTGTGCGCCGCTTTATTTTTGATAGAAGAGATCTAGT